GATTGCTGGACGTGCGTTACCGATGTGGATATAGTTATACACCGTCGGTCCGCAGACGTACATTTTTACTTTACCTTCTTCAATTGGAACAAACTTTTCTTTTTGACGTGTGAGTGTGTTATATATGTGAACCATCTTTAACCTCATTCCTCTCTTTTTCTTTAAATTGAGTGATTTCTTTTTCTAATTCTAAAATTTTATTTAATATCGGATCTGGTAAGTTGTTATGGTTAAGCGTGTCTGTTGGTACACGTTTGCCGTGACGTCTAACGATATGTCCTGGAATCCCGACGACTGTTGAGTACGACGGCACATTTTTTAAGACGACTGAGTTCGCACCAATATTCGTGCCTTCGCCGATGGTTATATTACCAAGCACCTGCGCGCCGGTTGCGACGAGTACTTTATCTTCAATAGTCGGGTGACGTTTACCCTTTTCTTTACCGGTACCACCGAGCGTGACACCTTGGTATAACGTAACATCGTCTCCAATCGTTGTCGTTTCACCGATGACAATCCCCATTCCATGGTCGATGAAAAGCCTCCTACCAATCGTCGCGCCAGGGTGAATCTCAATGCCTGTAAAAAATCGAATCGTTTGCGAAATGATACGCGCGATTAAAAACATCCGGTGCTTATAAAACCAATGAGCAATCAAGTGACCCCAGACAGCGTGCATACCAGAATACGTCAGAAAAACCATCGTCCGACTCGTCGCTGCTGGATCAAGTTCAAGCACCATATCAATATCTTCTTTTATTCTTTTAAACATTGTCTCTCCTTTTGTGAGTGGGGTTTGGCGTGGGTGCAATCAGGTAAGAGTTGGCGTCTTTTTGAGTTTTTACTCTTATAAGATAGTTATACCCGTTCTCACGATTTTATTTAACAAAAATATCGTGATTTTGTTAGATATCTGGATTTATTTAACAAATTTCGTTCGCGTGACCCGATTTTTGTTAATTATAATTTTTTATCTAACATATTTCGGGTATTTCATCTTGTTTTTGTTAATTATCCGGAGATATCTAA
Above is a genomic segment from Nosocomiicoccus massiliensis containing:
- the cysE gene encoding serine O-acetyltransferase; this encodes MFKRIKEDIDMVLELDPAATSRTMVFLTYSGMHAVWGHLIAHWFYKHRMFLIARIISQTIRFFTGIEIHPGATIGRRLFIDHGMGIVIGETTTIGDDVTLYQGVTLGGTGKEKGKRHPTIEDKVLVATGAQVLGNITIGEGTNIGANSVVLKNVPSYSTVVGIPGHIVRRHGKRVPTDTLNHNNLPDPILNKILELEKEITQFKEKERNEVKDGSHI